One genomic segment of Catalinimonas alkaloidigena includes these proteins:
- a CDS encoding SDR family oxidoreductase, with translation MGVTDKFRLDGKLALVTGCKRGIGKAMATALAEAGADIIGVSTSLEKRGSDIEKAVTELGRKFKAYTCDFSDRRSLYAFIKEVKEDFQTIDILVNNAGTIKRAPAAEHSDELWDQVIEVNQSAQFILTREIGKDMVARGSGKIVFTASLLTFRGITVPGYAASKGAIGQMTMAFANEWAARGVNVNAIAPGYISTDNTEALRKDPARADAILSRIPAGRWGKPEDFAGPIVFLCSDASSYMHGSILLVDGGWMGR, from the coding sequence GCAAAAGGGGAATTGGAAAAGCAATGGCCACCGCCCTTGCAGAGGCAGGTGCCGATATTATTGGCGTAAGTACCTCACTGGAAAAAAGGGGGAGTGACATTGAAAAAGCCGTCACGGAGCTGGGGCGGAAGTTTAAGGCTTATACTTGCGATTTTAGTGACCGTAGATCTTTGTATGCTTTCATTAAAGAAGTAAAAGAGGACTTTCAGACCATTGATATCCTGGTGAATAATGCGGGAACCATAAAACGGGCTCCTGCCGCCGAACACAGCGATGAGCTGTGGGATCAGGTGATTGAAGTCAATCAAAGCGCTCAATTTATCCTCACCAGAGAAATAGGCAAAGATATGGTGGCAAGAGGCAGTGGAAAAATAGTATTTACCGCCTCTCTACTAACCTTCCGTGGTATCACCGTACCGGGATATGCCGCAAGCAAGGGCGCCATTGGCCAGATGACCATGGCTTTCGCCAACGAATGGGCAGCCAGAGGGGTGAACGTAAACGCCATAGCCCCGGGCTATATAAGCACGGATAATACCGAAGCTTTGAGAAAGGATCCCGCTCGTGCTGATGCAATCCTTTCCAGAATCCCCGCCGGACGTTGGGGAAAGCCCGAAGATTTTGCCGGTCCGATTGTATTTCTGTGTTCGGATGCTTCCAGCTATATGCATGGTAGCATTCTACTGGTAGACGGAGGCTGGATGGGCCGTTGA
- a CDS encoding chondroitinase-B domain-containing protein: MKNNLLLTITILLLLFSCNKKSNTESIYVKNTQELNQAISQATAGDEIVLANGVWQNVQLKFFGRGTKKKPITLRAETLGEVYIEGQSYLHLGGENLVVSGLYFRNGYTPSNGIIRYKIGADSVANHCRVTSCVIENFTQPNRSVNDQWIEFYGRHNQMDHCYIAGKSNDGTTLMVYHDGNENTNNHHQIVNNYFGPRPPKGGPRAETIRLGGSETQMTPGRVNISNNYFEACNGEVEIISDKTNYNSYKHNIFYKCEGSLVLRHGNYATVDGNIFIGGDESDFYGGIRLVNTGHWITNNYFYKIKGAEFRSPLAIMNGIPMTPLNRYKQVTDAVIAYNSWVDCKSPWQIGIGQNRESVNVLPASEIRSAPPIRTTMANNLIYNTKADEAPLVNHDDMDGILFKNNIIDNNGSEYTAFDVLQNKRIRMKQVNEWLYVPEDVQNEFLNEVYEGYDFGRIQQDLFGASRAEKSRVGAIKQLAAAEAFRIDKKQYGPQWFSPDKAVNGPNVLTASSAEGELANIIAQAHPGDIIELSDELYTIDSPLKIDKEISIRAAGENKVQLVFKGEENTPAFEMHPKGQLTLSSVKLSGNGKNYAFASLKDNMSSLYNLSVKNSEISDFDYVLKAYKYSFSEYISFKSTVIKNCHNGLELSAEDDDQGEYNAENMYIVDCEFEKVGQNVIDYYRGGYDESTVGGKLVIKGSTFTRSGGQEKSGVLINTYGIINVDISNNTFIDNPVELVARLWGAKNNTAVDNTIENSGRIISEHNLPLKLIY, translated from the coding sequence ATGAAAAACAACCTACTACTCACTATCACAATTCTGCTACTACTATTTTCCTGTAACAAAAAGTCAAATACGGAAAGCATCTATGTAAAGAACACTCAAGAACTGAATCAGGCCATTAGCCAGGCAACTGCCGGTGATGAAATCGTACTGGCCAATGGAGTCTGGCAGAACGTCCAGCTCAAATTTTTTGGTAGGGGCACTAAGAAAAAACCCATCACCCTTCGCGCCGAAACGCTGGGAGAGGTCTATATAGAAGGACAGTCATATCTGCATTTAGGAGGAGAAAATCTGGTGGTTAGTGGCTTGTACTTCCGAAATGGCTATACCCCCTCCAATGGAATTATACGATATAAGATAGGGGCAGACAGTGTTGCCAATCATTGCCGGGTGACCAGTTGCGTCATTGAAAATTTTACACAACCGAACAGATCGGTTAATGACCAATGGATTGAGTTCTATGGCAGGCATAATCAGATGGATCACTGTTACATCGCCGGAAAATCAAACGATGGCACCACCCTGATGGTGTATCATGATGGTAATGAGAATACCAACAATCACCATCAAATAGTCAACAATTATTTTGGTCCGCGTCCCCCAAAAGGCGGACCCAGGGCGGAAACAATACGGCTTGGAGGGAGCGAAACACAAATGACACCCGGGCGGGTAAATATTTCAAATAACTATTTTGAAGCTTGCAACGGGGAGGTTGAAATCATTTCAGATAAAACGAATTACAATTCTTATAAGCACAATATCTTCTATAAGTGTGAAGGCTCCCTGGTACTAAGACATGGTAATTATGCCACCGTTGATGGTAATATTTTCATTGGTGGAGATGAATCCGATTTCTACGGCGGCATCAGGCTGGTGAACACCGGCCACTGGATTACCAATAATTATTTCTACAAAATAAAGGGAGCAGAATTCAGGAGCCCCCTTGCCATCATGAACGGAATTCCAATGACTCCCTTAAACAGATATAAACAAGTGACCGATGCGGTTATCGCCTACAATAGCTGGGTGGACTGTAAATCACCCTGGCAGATAGGCATTGGACAGAACAGGGAAAGTGTGAATGTGCTGCCTGCAAGTGAGATCCGCTCAGCCCCTCCTATCCGGACTACCATGGCCAACAACCTGATTTATAATACAAAAGCAGATGAAGCTCCGCTGGTCAATCATGATGATATGGATGGCATACTGTTTAAGAATAATATCATTGACAATAATGGCAGTGAATATACAGCGTTTGACGTGCTCCAAAACAAACGGATAAGAATGAAGCAGGTCAATGAATGGTTGTATGTTCCCGAAGACGTACAAAATGAATTCCTGAACGAGGTGTACGAAGGCTATGACTTCGGTAGAATACAACAGGACCTCTTTGGTGCATCAAGAGCGGAAAAAAGCAGGGTTGGCGCCATCAAGCAGCTGGCAGCCGCTGAAGCATTCCGCATCGACAAGAAACAGTACGGACCGCAATGGTTCTCTCCTGACAAAGCTGTCAATGGGCCCAATGTTCTTACCGCTTCATCGGCAGAGGGCGAACTGGCCAACATCATTGCTCAGGCCCATCCCGGAGATATAATTGAGCTGAGCGATGAGCTGTATACTATTGACTCTCCCCTCAAAATTGACAAGGAAATTAGCATCCGCGCTGCGGGAGAAAACAAAGTACAGCTGGTATTCAAGGGTGAGGAAAATACACCCGCATTTGAAATGCATCCTAAAGGTCAGCTAACCTTAAGCTCGGTTAAGCTAAGTGGAAATGGCAAGAATTACGCTTTTGCCAGCCTGAAAGATAACATGTCCAGCCTTTACAATTTAAGCGTGAAGAATTCTGAAATATCGGACTTTGATTATGTGCTCAAAGCTTACAAATACTCATTTTCCGAGTACATCAGTTTTAAGTCTACTGTGATCAAAAACTGCCACAACGGACTGGAGCTCTCCGCTGAAGATGATGATCAAGGCGAGTACAACGCTGAAAACATGTATATTGTAGACTGTGAATTTGAGAAGGTCGGCCAGAATGTTATCGACTACTACCGTGGGGGCTATGATGAATCTACTGTCGGCGGGAAGCTGGTGATCAAGGGGAGCACTTTCACCAGGAGCGGCGGCCAGGAGAAAAGTGGTGTATTGATCAACACCTATGGTATTATCAATGTGGATATATCAAACAACACCTTTATTGACAACCCTGTAGAACTCGTAGCTCGTTTGTGGGGCGCTAAGAACAATACTGCAGTTGACAATACCATTGAAAATTCTGGTAGAATAATAAGCGAGCATAATCTGCCATTGAAATTAATTTACTAA